A genomic stretch from Bacteroidales bacterium includes:
- the map gene encoding type I methionyl aminopeptidase: protein MIYIKTSEEIEIMRESVLSVSRTLALVAEHIGEGVATEKLDKLAEEFIRDNGGEPSFKGYQGFPATLCMSVNEEVVHGIPGNCVLKSGDVISVDCGVYKNGFHGDHAYSFKIGEVSEEVSKLLRITKESLYKGIDAAIVSNRIGDIGYAIQSYVQNEGYSVVRELTGHGLGKSLHEDPSVPNFGKRGRGQKIENGMVLAIEPMINMGKKAVRQLADGWTIITADKKPSAHFEHDVAIINGKAEILSTFDLLEDVLIKRGMEIS, encoded by the coding sequence ATGATTTATATAAAGACATCGGAAGAAATTGAGATAATGCGCGAAAGTGTATTATCTGTTTCTCGCACATTAGCATTGGTTGCAGAGCACATAGGAGAAGGTGTTGCAACAGAGAAATTAGATAAATTGGCGGAAGAGTTTATCCGAGATAATGGAGGAGAGCCTTCTTTTAAGGGGTATCAAGGATTTCCTGCAACTTTGTGTATGTCGGTAAATGAAGAGGTTGTACACGGCATTCCCGGAAACTGTGTTTTGAAGAGCGGTGATGTTATTTCGGTAGATTGCGGTGTTTATAAGAACGGTTTTCACGGTGATCATGCTTATTCTTTTAAAATCGGAGAAGTTTCAGAAGAAGTTTCAAAATTATTAAGAATTACAAAAGAATCTTTATACAAAGGAATTGATGCTGCAATTGTCAGTAACAGAATAGGTGATATCGGATATGCGATTCAGTCTTATGTTCAGAATGAAGGATATTCAGTTGTAAGAGAATTAACCGGGCACGGATTAGGGAAAAGTTTGCATGAAGATCCTTCTGTTCCCAACTTCGGAAAACGAGGGAGAGGGCAAAAAATTGAAAACGGAATGGTTTTGGCAATTGAACCGATGATTAATATGGGAAAAAAAGCCGTAAGACAATTAGCTGACGGTTGGACAATTATTACTGCCGATAAAAAACCTTCTGCCCATTTTGAACACGATGTAGCAATTATTAACGGTAAAGCAGAAATATTATCGACTTTTGATTTGTTGGAAGATGTATTGATAAAACGAGGAATGGAGATTAGTTAG
- a CDS encoding alanine dehydrogenase → MTNSQKATGKYLFEEKLLPQAEMLEEKKSKRHLFIGIPKETDKYENRIILTPQAVKQLTDEGHQIAIESGAGIKSRWKDTDYTSAGAVIKNRREVFKSEIILKVSPFEEEDIKILSGNQITISALHFNTQSANKIKQFKLKKTTAVAIELMKDIENYNPFIQTMNEIAGIMAINTASEYLSNPETGKGILLGGITGIPAAKVIILGAGTAGEYAARTAIGLGAQVKVFDNSISRLQNLKNKIGINLFTSVLQKQVINKALKTADVVIGALDNTKDEKSILISEKMIASMKKGSVIIDLNTDSASCFATSKITHLGNPAFEKHGIIHYCVPNIASKTSRTASVALSNTIFPILQKISHEKTTPNIIRNIPEIRNGTFIYEGILTNERLAKKFNMDYKDIELLTAIF, encoded by the coding sequence ATGACAAATTCTCAAAAAGCTACCGGAAAATATTTATTTGAAGAAAAATTACTTCCGCAAGCAGAAATGCTTGAGGAAAAAAAAAGCAAACGTCACTTATTTATCGGCATACCAAAAGAAACCGACAAGTATGAAAATCGAATAATTTTAACACCGCAGGCAGTTAAACAATTAACCGATGAAGGTCACCAAATTGCAATCGAATCCGGAGCAGGCATTAAAAGTCGTTGGAAAGATACAGACTACACATCTGCCGGAGCAGTTATAAAAAACCGAAGAGAAGTATTCAAATCTGAAATTATACTAAAAGTTTCACCTTTTGAGGAAGAAGATATAAAAATTCTTTCAGGAAACCAAATAACAATATCTGCTCTGCATTTTAACACACAGTCTGCAAATAAAATAAAACAATTTAAGTTAAAAAAAACTACCGCAGTTGCAATTGAATTAATGAAAGACATTGAAAATTATAACCCCTTCATACAAACAATGAATGAAATCGCCGGTATTATGGCAATAAATACCGCAAGTGAGTACCTGAGCAATCCCGAAACAGGAAAAGGAATATTGTTAGGCGGTATAACCGGAATACCTGCTGCAAAAGTAATTATTCTCGGTGCAGGAACGGCAGGAGAATATGCTGCAAGAACAGCAATCGGTCTCGGAGCACAAGTAAAAGTTTTTGATAACTCTATTTCAAGACTTCAAAATTTAAAAAACAAGATCGGAATTAATTTATTTACTTCCGTACTTCAAAAACAAGTTATCAACAAAGCACTGAAAACTGCAGATGTGGTCATCGGAGCATTAGATAATACAAAAGATGAAAAGAGCATCCTAATTTCTGAAAAAATGATCGCATCTATGAAAAAAGGAAGTGTTATTATTGATTTAAATACAGACAGTGCCTCTTGTTTTGCAACATCAAAAATAACACACCTCGGAAACCCCGCGTTTGAAAAACACGGAATTATCCATTATTGTGTTCCGAATATTGCATCTAAAACATCAAGAACAGCATCGGTAGCCCTTAGTAATACAATTTTCCCGATACTTCAAAAAATCAGTCATGAAAAAACAACACCGAATATTATCAGGAATATTCCGGAAATAAGAAACGGAACTTTTATTTATGAAGGTATTTTAACAAACGAACGACTTGCCAAAAAGTTTAATATGGATTATAAAGATATTGAGTTATTAACAGCTATTTTCTAA
- the tsaE gene encoding tRNA (adenosine(37)-N6)-threonylcarbamoyltransferase complex ATPase subunit type 1 TsaE: MKTYTAKSTNDLNQIAKEILANYPQKKIFALYGKMGSGKTTFIKEICKILGVTEVVTSPTFALINEYSCKNGINIFHFDFYRIKTQEEAYDFGYEEYFYDNNYCFIEWPELIENLLPETYVKITITEEENGNRIFNSEKINFS, from the coding sequence ATGAAAACATATACAGCAAAAAGCACAAATGACTTAAACCAAATTGCAAAAGAAATATTAGCAAATTATCCGCAAAAAAAAATCTTTGCATTATACGGAAAAATGGGAAGCGGAAAAACAACCTTCATTAAAGAAATTTGCAAAATACTCGGAGTTACCGAAGTTGTTACAAGCCCCACATTTGCCTTAATAAATGAATATTCGTGTAAAAACGGCATTAACATTTTTCATTTTGATTTTTACAGAATCAAAACACAGGAAGAAGCCTATGATTTCGGTTATGAAGAATATTTCTACGATAATAATTATTGCTTTATAGAATGGCCTGAACTTATTGAAAACCTGCTCCCGGAAACTTATGTTAAAATAACAATAACAGAAGAAGAAAACGGAAACAGAATCTTTAATTCAGAAAAAATAAATTTCTCATAA